A stretch of the Archangium violaceum genome encodes the following:
- a CDS encoding VOC family protein, translating to MHRSRLCALVIDCKTDDLDAATAFWSKAFGKPAAPPSPDNGNYRELTVGEDEPMILLQKVDHPSRVHLDIETDDIEAEVKRLEALGAKRVEFVKRWWVMEAPTGHRFCVVRPQRGPLESRVNTWNDEG from the coding sequence ATGCATCGCAGCCGACTCTGTGCCCTCGTCATTGACTGCAAGACAGACGACCTCGACGCGGCAACGGCCTTCTGGAGCAAGGCCTTCGGCAAGCCCGCCGCGCCACCTTCTCCGGACAATGGAAACTACCGCGAGCTCACGGTGGGGGAGGACGAGCCGATGATCCTCCTCCAGAAGGTGGACCATCCGAGCCGTGTCCATCTGGACATCGAGACCGATGACATCGAGGCCGAGGTGAAGCGGCTCGAGGCGCTCGGCGCGAAGCGGGTGGAGTTCGTCAAACGCTGGTGGGTCATGGAGGCGCCAACGGGGCATCGCTTCTGTGTCGTCCGCCCCCAGCGTGGGCCGCTGGAGTCCCGCGTCAACACGTGGAACGACGAGGGCTGA
- a CDS encoding ABC transporter ATP-binding protein, translated as MPIVSLTDVTKTYTLGKVEVPALRGVTLDVFPGEFISIAGPSGSGKTTALNLIGCVDTATSGIVKVDGQDTKQLSERQLTHLRLHTIGFIFQSFNLVPVLSVFQNVEFPLLLQRKLSTDERRQRVMTLLEQVGLEKHAKHRPNELSGGQRQRVAVARALVTRPKLVLADEPTANLDSVTGQNIIDLMKELNRKEGTTFIFSTHDAKVMNHANAVVRLADGKILDRITPAEAQKAMASGAEGH; from the coding sequence ATGCCCATCGTCTCCCTGACCGACGTCACCAAGACCTACACCCTGGGTAAGGTGGAGGTGCCCGCGCTCCGGGGCGTGACGCTGGACGTGTTCCCGGGGGAGTTCATCTCCATCGCGGGCCCGTCCGGCAGCGGCAAGACGACGGCCCTCAACCTCATTGGCTGCGTGGACACGGCAACCTCGGGCATCGTGAAGGTGGACGGGCAGGACACCAAGCAGCTCTCCGAGCGGCAGCTCACCCACCTGCGGCTGCACACCATCGGGTTCATCTTCCAGAGCTTCAACCTGGTCCCGGTGCTCAGCGTCTTCCAGAACGTGGAGTTCCCCCTGCTGCTGCAGCGCAAGCTGAGCACGGACGAGCGCCGCCAGCGGGTGATGACGCTGCTCGAGCAGGTGGGCCTGGAGAAGCACGCGAAGCACCGCCCCAACGAGCTGTCCGGCGGCCAGCGTCAGCGCGTGGCGGTGGCGCGCGCGCTCGTCACCCGGCCCAAGCTGGTGCTCGCCGACGAGCCCACCGCCAACCTCGACTCCGTCACCGGCCAGAACATCATCGACCTGATGAAGGAGCTCAACCGCAAGGAGGGCACCACCTTCATCTTCTCCACCCATGACGCCAAGGTGATGAACCACGCCAACGCGGTGGTGCGGCTGGCGGACGGGAAGATCCTCGATCGCATCACCCCGGCCGAGGCCCAGAAGGCCATGGCCTCGGGCGCGGAGGGGCACTAG
- a CDS encoding MarR family transcriptional regulator: MRRDGVSAEEERFIESMGLFFERQGIPRIGGRILGLLLLAEKPLALGELAELLRVSPASVSTNIRQLQAGGLVEPASIPGDRRHYYVFNSAGWDHRLEVAISAMDVLGQLCQDALGQPGLKGRHKLREAVEFCDFYRQEMSGAAERWRARFARRPGTQTPSPTPSARQRRNATR, translated from the coding sequence ATGCGTCGGGATGGTGTGAGCGCCGAGGAGGAGCGGTTCATCGAGTCGATGGGCCTGTTCTTCGAGCGCCAGGGCATACCGCGTATCGGCGGGCGCATCCTCGGACTGCTGTTGTTGGCCGAAAAGCCGCTGGCGCTGGGCGAACTCGCCGAGCTGCTGCGGGTGAGCCCGGCCTCTGTATCCACCAACATCCGCCAGTTGCAGGCCGGTGGCCTCGTGGAGCCCGCCAGCATCCCCGGGGACCGGCGGCACTACTACGTCTTCAACAGCGCGGGTTGGGACCACCGGCTCGAGGTGGCGATCTCCGCCATGGACGTCCTGGGACAGCTCTGCCAGGACGCGCTCGGTCAGCCTGGGCTGAAGGGACGCCACAAGCTGCGCGAGGCGGTGGAGTTCTGTGACTTCTACCGCCAGGAGATGTCCGGTGCCGCCGAGCGATGGCGCGCCCGCTTCGCCCGCAGGCCCGGCACCCAGACGCCTTCCCCTACCCCGTCCGCGCGCCAGCGCCGGAACGCCACCCGCTAG